In Sandaracinaceae bacterium, the following proteins share a genomic window:
- the priA gene encoding primosomal protein N' yields the protein MAGYVDVALPVPLRRTFTYAVPRHLAGQVKRGARVAVPFARRKAVGIVVAERAAPPEGVTRIMRVAGLLEAEPLFTDELLAFLEEAARYYMHPLGEVLRSAAPALPRGALARLRQDGFLTGGDALKGAAVRVREETFVRATEAAREGRFGAAQARVLTLVDTRGEVSLSELRVHEKTARTVVAKLVERGLLSCEVREVLADRFLTAAPTIEAPPQATAAQAHATQRLVEALAAPTRPFLLHGVTGSGKTEVYLRVMDAARAQGRGGLLLVPEIALTPQLVGRFRARFGNEIAVLHSGLGEKERDDYWRALRRGDLRIAVGARSALFAPVRDLGVIVVDEEHDPSFKQEDGFRYHARDMAVLRATRASAVCILGSATPSLESFQHARDGRFDLISLPERATGQVMPRVELVDLRRLKSSGPERRFVSEPLLRALRECLADKGQAILFLNRRGYSPTMQCAGCEELVGCPACSVPLTEHRREGALRCHYCDYSEPLVAACRSCGATERVPLGVGTEKLEDELSDLLAPAKVARLDRDTASGEGVEQVLDRVRSGEIDVLVGTQMVTKGHDIENVTLVGVLLADQSLAFPDFRGSERTFQLLAQVAGRAGRGARKGRVLVQTFQPEHHAIASAARHDYEAFYTAEIEQRRELAYAPFGRMVAVRVDAPDDLEARRAAEALANEARRHPAVKDHRVQLQGPAPAPLAKVRSRFRYRFLLRSPDRKALREVALLVLAAIERGGGTARASVDVDPVSMM from the coding sequence ATCGCCGGCTACGTGGACGTGGCGCTGCCCGTGCCGCTGCGGCGCACGTTCACCTATGCCGTGCCACGCCACCTGGCCGGGCAGGTGAAGCGGGGCGCGCGTGTGGCCGTGCCGTTTGCGCGCCGCAAGGCGGTGGGCATCGTGGTGGCCGAGCGCGCGGCGCCCCCCGAGGGGGTCACGCGCATCATGCGGGTGGCGGGCTTGCTCGAAGCCGAGCCGCTCTTCACGGACGAGCTGCTGGCCTTCCTCGAGGAAGCCGCGCGCTACTACATGCACCCGCTGGGGGAGGTGCTGCGCTCCGCCGCGCCGGCGCTCCCGCGTGGGGCGCTCGCGCGTTTGCGTCAGGATGGCTTCCTTACCGGCGGGGACGCGTTGAAGGGCGCCGCCGTGCGCGTGCGCGAGGAGACGTTCGTGCGCGCCACGGAGGCCGCGCGCGAAGGCCGGTTCGGCGCGGCCCAGGCGCGCGTGCTCACGCTGGTGGACACGCGCGGCGAGGTGAGCCTCAGTGAGCTGCGCGTGCACGAGAAGACGGCGCGCACCGTGGTGGCCAAGCTGGTGGAGCGCGGCCTGCTCAGCTGCGAGGTGCGCGAGGTGCTGGCGGACCGCTTCCTGACGGCTGCGCCCACCATCGAGGCGCCACCCCAGGCCACCGCTGCCCAGGCGCACGCTACACAGCGCTTGGTGGAAGCCCTGGCGGCGCCCACGCGCCCCTTCCTGCTGCACGGCGTGACCGGCTCCGGCAAGACCGAGGTGTATCTGCGCGTGATGGACGCCGCGCGCGCGCAGGGGCGCGGTGGGTTGCTGCTGGTGCCCGAGATCGCGCTCACGCCGCAGCTGGTGGGCCGCTTCCGTGCGCGCTTCGGCAACGAGATCGCGGTGCTGCACAGCGGCCTCGGCGAGAAGGAGCGCGACGACTACTGGCGGGCGCTGCGGCGGGGTGATCTGCGCATCGCCGTGGGTGCGCGCAGCGCGCTCTTCGCGCCGGTGCGAGACCTGGGCGTCATCGTGGTGGACGAGGAGCACGACCCTTCTTTCAAGCAGGAAGATGGCTTCCGCTATCACGCGCGCGACATGGCGGTGCTGCGCGCCACGCGCGCGTCGGCGGTGTGCATCCTGGGCAGCGCCACGCCCAGCCTCGAGAGCTTTCAGCACGCGCGCGACGGGCGCTTCGACCTGATCAGCCTGCCCGAGCGCGCCACGGGGCAGGTCATGCCCCGCGTGGAGCTGGTGGACCTGCGGCGCCTCAAGAGCAGCGGGCCCGAGCGCCGCTTCGTGTCGGAGCCGCTGCTGCGTGCGCTGCGCGAGTGCCTGGCCGACAAGGGCCAGGCCATCTTGTTCCTGAACCGGCGCGGCTACTCGCCCACCATGCAGTGCGCGGGCTGCGAAGAGCTGGTGGGCTGCCCGGCGTGCAGCGTGCCGCTCACCGAGCACCGCCGCGAGGGCGCGCTGCGTTGCCACTACTGCGACTACAGCGAGCCCCTGGTGGCCGCCTGCCGCTCGTGCGGTGCCACCGAGCGCGTGCCCCTCGGTGTGGGCACCGAGAAGCTGGAGGACGAGCTGTCCGACCTGCTGGCCCCCGCGAAGGTGGCGCGCCTCGACCGCGACACCGCCAGCGGCGAGGGCGTGGAGCAGGTGCTCGACCGCGTGCGCTCGGGTGAGATCGACGTGCTGGTGGGCACACAGATGGTGACCAAGGGGCACGACATCGAGAACGTGACGCTGGTGGGCGTGCTGCTGGCCGACCAGAGCCTCGCGTTCCCCGACTTTCGCGGGTCGGAGCGCACGTTCCAGCTGCTGGCCCAGGTGGCAGGGCGGGCCGGCCGAGGCGCGCGCAAGGGCCGCGTGCTGGTGCAGACCTTCCAGCCCGAGCACCACGCCATCGCGTCGGCCGCGCGGCACGACTACGAGGCGTTCTACACCGCCGAGATCGAGCAGCGCCGCGAGCTGGCCTACGCTCCCTTCGGGCGCATGGTGGCCGTGCGCGTGGATGCCCCGGACGACCTCGAGGCGCGCCGTGCGGCCGAGGCGCTGGCCAACGAGGCGCGGCGTCACCCGGCCGTCAAAGACCACCGCGTGCAGCTGCAGGGCCCCGCGCCGGCGCCGCTGGCCAAGGTGCGCTCGCGCTTTCGCTATCGCTTCCTGCTGCGCAGCCCGGACCGCAAGGCGCTGCGCGAGGTGGCGCTGCTGGTGCTGGCCGCCATCGAGCGCGGCGGCGGCACGGCGCGGGCGAGCGTGGACGTGGACCCCGTCTCCATGATGTGA
- a CDS encoding ankyrin repeat domain-containing protein, protein MLEGKTPVPVKVDELRGVHALPGSKTAITFAAWCVRRGKLKLLARLAADHPLLLRELGLNGSSALHTAASKGPAFVSLLLEAGLDPALADNEGRLPVDMAIKAGSKAVVRLLALAEDLDPLVLLDYPEFVRRVSAGEAPRLPTAALAAVLRRARLRVDLNDASGASRAAAASHIAPLVASLRALGARPTDAAMLDVDWFQSEELTAASTRRAGASPVPRLDPA, encoded by the coding sequence GTGCTGGAGGGAAAGACGCCCGTCCCCGTGAAAGTGGACGAGCTGCGCGGCGTGCACGCCCTGCCCGGATCCAAGACCGCCATCACGTTCGCCGCGTGGTGCGTGCGACGGGGCAAGCTCAAGCTGCTCGCGCGCTTGGCCGCCGACCACCCTCTGCTCCTGCGCGAGCTGGGTCTCAACGGCAGCTCGGCGCTCCACACGGCCGCGTCGAAGGGGCCGGCGTTCGTGAGCCTGCTGCTGGAAGCCGGGCTCGACCCCGCACTGGCGGACAACGAGGGGCGCCTGCCCGTGGACATGGCCATCAAGGCCGGCAGCAAGGCCGTGGTGCGCCTCTTGGCGCTGGCAGAGGATCTGGACCCGCTCGTGCTGCTCGACTACCCGGAGTTCGTTCGGCGAGTGTCCGCAGGCGAAGCCCCCAGGCTGCCCACCGCCGCGCTCGCCGCGGTGCTTCGCAGAGCCCGCCTGCGCGTGGACCTGAACGACGCGTCCGGGGCCTCGCGCGCTGCTGCTGCGAGCCACATCGCGCCGCTGGTGGCGAGCCTCCGCGCGCTCGGGGCGCGTCCCACGGACGCCGCCATGCTGGACGTGGACTGGTTTCAGAGCGAGGAGCTGACGGCGGCGTCCACGCGACGCGCGGGGGCGTCTCCAGTTCCCCGCCTGGACCCGGCCTGA
- a CDS encoding EscU/YscU/HrcU family type III secretion system export apparatus switch protein — protein sequence MSEKTEQATDKKLREARQKGQVPKSRELSSAVVLLALTAALASSAAPLQVGFRSLFELSLASMHTGAEGSLRALTASLTLASTLVLPILLAGMFSGVALTFLQVGPLLTFDPISPDLSRVDPLKGTKQLFSLKRLVELLKSLALLGLVTAVAWVSLRAALRGVLTLVLAPGDAVLRSLGLLGEQLFLRVGLALLGVGVLDLLYQRWQFQRDQRMSKDEVKREYKNAEGDGQLKHERKRKHQEIIEHQTLEQVRGADALIVNPTHLAVAIHYDEDGEGAPEVLAKGADHLAQKMIAAAREAGVPVLRDIPLARSLYELSLGEEIPEELYDAVAAILHVAWQEREAAEDLRAPLGDQEPSAP from the coding sequence GTGAGCGAGAAGACCGAGCAGGCCACCGACAAGAAGCTGCGGGAGGCGCGGCAGAAGGGGCAGGTGCCCAAGAGCCGGGAGCTGTCGTCGGCGGTGGTGCTGCTGGCGCTGACGGCCGCGCTCGCGTCCTCGGCCGCGCCGCTGCAGGTGGGCTTTCGCAGCCTGTTCGAGCTCTCCCTGGCCAGCATGCACACCGGGGCCGAGGGCTCGCTGCGGGCGCTGACGGCGTCGCTCACGCTGGCCAGCACGCTGGTGCTGCCCATCCTGCTGGCGGGCATGTTCAGCGGCGTGGCGCTCACGTTCCTGCAGGTGGGCCCGCTGCTCACGTTCGACCCCATCTCGCCGGACCTCTCGCGCGTGGATCCGCTGAAGGGCACCAAGCAGCTGTTCTCGCTGAAGCGCTTGGTGGAGCTGCTCAAGTCGCTGGCCCTGCTGGGGCTGGTGACCGCAGTGGCGTGGGTCAGCCTGCGCGCGGCGCTGCGGGGCGTGCTCACGCTGGTGCTGGCGCCGGGCGATGCCGTGCTGCGCAGCCTGGGGCTGCTGGGTGAGCAGCTGTTCCTGCGCGTGGGCCTCGCGCTGCTGGGCGTGGGCGTGCTGGACCTGCTCTACCAGCGCTGGCAGTTCCAGCGCGACCAGCGCATGAGCAAGGACGAGGTCAAGCGTGAGTACAAGAACGCCGAGGGCGATGGCCAGCTGAAGCACGAGCGCAAGCGCAAGCACCAGGAGATCATCGAGCACCAGACGCTCGAGCAGGTGCGCGGCGCCGACGCGCTCATCGTGAACCCCACGCACTTGGCGGTGGCCATCCACTACGACGAAGACGGGGAGGGCGCGCCCGAGGTGCTGGCGAAGGGCGCCGACCACCTGGCCCAGAAGATGATCGCCGCAGCGCGCGAGGCGGGTGTGCCGGTGCTGCGCGACATCCCGCTGGCGCGCAGCTTGTACGAGCTGTCGCTGGGCGAGGAGATCCCCGAGGAGCTCTACGACGCGGTGGCCGCCATCCTGCACGTGGCCTGGCAGGAGCGCGAAGCCGCCGAGGACCTGCGGGCACCGTTGGGTGACCAGGAGCCGAGCGCGCCGTGA
- a CDS encoding histone deacetylase yields LLNNVAIAAAAALARGAQRVAIVDWDVHHGNGTQEMFYDDPRVLFISLHQWPCYPGTGAAQETGRGAGQGTTLNIPLPAGADPAVFGEAFRRLVLPALQAFRADLVLVSAGFDAHERDPLANLNLDAATYGAMTSSLVDHVEGLGHGRLGLVLEGGYDLRALEDSVAAVTRALGGSGVALPEGRIGPEFERALARAEALR; encoded by the coding sequence GCCTGCTCAACAACGTGGCCATCGCGGCAGCAGCGGCGCTCGCACGGGGAGCGCAGCGCGTGGCCATCGTGGACTGGGACGTGCACCACGGGAACGGCACCCAGGAGATGTTCTACGACGATCCGCGCGTGCTCTTCATCTCGCTGCACCAGTGGCCCTGCTACCCGGGCACAGGCGCCGCGCAGGAGACCGGGCGCGGCGCGGGCCAGGGCACCACGCTCAACATCCCCCTACCGGCGGGCGCCGACCCGGCCGTGTTCGGCGAGGCCTTCCGGCGCCTGGTGCTCCCCGCGCTGCAGGCGTTCCGAGCGGACCTGGTGCTGGTGTCGGCGGGCTTCGACGCCCACGAGCGGGACCCGCTGGCCAACCTGAACCTGGACGCGGCCACCTACGGGGCCATGACCAGCTCGCTGGTGGACCACGTGGAAGGGCTCGGGCACGGGCGCCTGGGGTTGGTGCTCGAGGGGGGCTACGACCTGCGGGCGCTCGAGGACAGCGTGGCCGCCGTGACCCGCGCGCTCGGGGGCAGCGGGGTGGCGCTCCCGGAGGGTCGCATCGGGCCGGAATTCGAGCGAGCCCTCGCCCGTGCCGAGGCGCTCCGCTAG
- a CDS encoding GMC family oxidoreductase N-terminal domain-containing protein: MARRTPSKRKSKTTGWTRARAKRPRSPRSAEVTHADTVIVGAGAAGSVIAARMTEDGAHDVLLLEAGPDYPPGTRLPADLVDGTRNSTRAHDWGYAMTPTPRASSMDFPRGRVVGGSSAVNTCIALRGMPYDFDEWAALGLPDWSWERCRPAFLRLETDLDKRDEHHGSAGPIPIRRHPPAELTRWQAAFMAACDELGYAENPDANRPDTTGCAPHPMNKVDGQRMGAARCYLTAEVRARPGLRIMAHTHVVRVVFEGQRAIGVEVTRGGERSVIRAEQVVLASGAISTPGILLRSGVGPRAELERLGVPRVADVPGVAARLLDHPGVAMFYLPKPGVADVRDALVQTHLRYAAEGSSRLNDMQLQPGSLVPLPVAELPAVSLMAAVGKPRGHGLLRFPTALAHQKPVIELRALAHPDDLEQAAEALELAWLLGSTAPMRELATLALPSERGLGSRASFREIARRQCGSGYHPCGSAKMGADDDPLAVTDGRGRVRGVTGLRVADASLMPTIPSGNIHLPTLMMGERFGEWLRDGT, from the coding sequence ATGGCGAGGAGGACGCCGTCGAAGAGGAAGTCGAAGACGACTGGGTGGACCCGAGCGCGGGCGAAGAGACCGAGGAGCCCGAGAAGCGCTGAGGTGACCCACGCCGACACCGTGATCGTGGGCGCCGGCGCGGCAGGCAGCGTCATCGCGGCGCGCATGACCGAAGACGGGGCCCACGACGTGTTGCTGCTGGAGGCGGGTCCGGACTACCCGCCCGGCACACGGCTCCCGGCCGACCTGGTGGACGGGACGCGCAACTCCACCCGCGCGCACGACTGGGGCTACGCCATGACGCCCACGCCGCGCGCGTCCAGCATGGACTTCCCGCGTGGGCGGGTGGTGGGCGGGTCGAGCGCGGTGAACACGTGCATCGCGCTGCGCGGCATGCCGTACGACTTCGACGAGTGGGCCGCCCTGGGGCTGCCCGACTGGTCCTGGGAGCGCTGCCGCCCAGCATTCCTGCGGCTCGAGACCGACCTGGACAAGCGGGACGAGCACCACGGGAGCGCGGGCCCCATCCCCATTCGCCGGCACCCGCCCGCCGAGCTGACGCGCTGGCAGGCGGCGTTCATGGCGGCCTGCGACGAGCTGGGCTACGCGGAGAACCCCGACGCCAACCGGCCCGACACCACGGGCTGTGCGCCCCACCCCATGAACAAGGTGGACGGCCAGCGCATGGGCGCCGCGCGCTGCTACCTGACGGCCGAGGTGCGGGCGCGGCCGGGCCTGCGCATCATGGCGCACACGCACGTGGTGCGGGTGGTCTTCGAGGGGCAGCGCGCCATCGGCGTGGAGGTCACGCGCGGGGGCGAGCGCTCCGTCATTCGCGCCGAGCAGGTGGTGCTGGCCAGCGGCGCCATCAGCACGCCCGGCATCTTGCTGCGCTCTGGGGTGGGCCCGCGCGCGGAGCTCGAGCGCCTGGGGGTCCCCCGGGTAGCCGACGTGCCGGGCGTGGCGGCGCGGCTGCTGGACCACCCGGGCGTGGCCATGTTCTACCTGCCGAAGCCGGGCGTGGCCGATGTGCGCGACGCGCTGGTGCAGACGCACCTGCGCTATGCGGCAGAGGGCAGCTCGCGCCTCAACGACATGCAGCTGCAGCCGGGGTCGCTGGTGCCGCTCCCGGTCGCCGAGCTGCCCGCCGTGAGCCTGATGGCCGCCGTGGGAAAGCCGCGCGGGCACGGGCTGCTGCGCTTCCCCACCGCCCTCGCACACCAGAAGCCGGTCATCGAGCTGCGCGCCCTGGCGCACCCGGACGACCTCGAGCAGGCGGCCGAGGCGCTGGAGCTGGCCTGGTTGTTGGGGTCCACCGCGCCCATGCGGGAGCTGGCCACCCTGGCGCTGCCGTCCGAACGAGGCCTCGGGAGCCGAGCCAGCTTCCGGGAGATCGCGCGGCGCCAGTGCGGGAGCGGGTACCACCCGTGCGGCTCGGCCAAGATGGGCGCCGACGACGATCCCTTGGCGGTCACCGACGGGCGGGGCCGCGTGCGCGGGGTCACCGGCCTGCGGGTGGCCGACGCCAGCCTCATGCCCACCATCCCGAGCGGGAACATCCACCTCCCCACCCTCATGATGGGCGAGCGCTTCGGCGAGTGGCTGCGGGACGGTACGTGA
- a CDS encoding protein kinase: MNDDPTLEMEDLLAMTLADHYIIHRTLEWGGDAVSYLEAERDGQRLILCTLPELFATGAAKDAFVALAESLMKLDVPTVLPIKAWAVVDDVPLLEMGWEEGKPISTAIVKAPLPSVPLLKVADQVLRALVHCHRASIVHGDLTPENVIVTRGGDMKSPIIRVIGVGLGPLLREYGLVEQNNPMSGAFALDYLPPEVGRGQRASSRSDLFCMGVLMHHMVIGRPPEGYDSRDGFADIPQMPDVIRRATARDAAERYSDAAGMLAALDWLDVISSKMSPHTQDIPLWMEYSIVGNIPVPQLNAASTDVLPVRRTSRPPRAPSAPPPGMLRGSHSPSMPQSVIPVRIVVSPSMAAPPTITGAPAVPTIPGPAGLPRVKSASNDGLWWVAAALCLVIILLVLGWVWLETNPNAALPAPAPTAAP, from the coding sequence GTGAACGACGACCCGACGCTCGAGATGGAGGATCTGCTGGCGATGACGCTGGCAGACCACTACATCATCCATCGCACCCTCGAGTGGGGCGGGGACGCCGTCTCGTACCTGGAGGCCGAGCGCGATGGCCAGCGCCTGATCCTCTGCACGCTGCCCGAGCTGTTCGCCACGGGTGCCGCCAAGGACGCGTTCGTGGCCCTGGCCGAGTCGCTCATGAAGCTGGACGTGCCCACCGTGCTGCCCATCAAGGCGTGGGCCGTGGTGGACGACGTGCCGCTGCTGGAGATGGGCTGGGAAGAGGGCAAGCCCATCAGCACGGCCATCGTGAAGGCGCCGCTGCCGTCCGTGCCGCTCTTGAAGGTGGCCGACCAGGTGCTGCGCGCGCTGGTGCACTGCCATCGCGCGTCCATCGTGCACGGCGACCTCACGCCCGAGAACGTCATCGTCACGCGCGGCGGCGACATGAAGTCGCCCATCATCCGTGTCATCGGGGTGGGGCTCGGGCCGCTGCTGCGCGAGTACGGGCTGGTGGAGCAGAACAACCCCATGTCGGGGGCGTTCGCGCTCGACTACCTGCCGCCCGAGGTGGGTCGTGGGCAGCGCGCGTCGTCGCGCTCCGATCTGTTCTGCATGGGCGTGCTCATGCACCACATGGTCATCGGGCGCCCGCCCGAGGGCTACGACTCACGCGATGGCTTCGCCGACATCCCGCAGATGCCGGATGTCATCCGGCGTGCCACCGCGCGCGACGCGGCCGAGCGGTACTCCGACGCCGCGGGCATGCTGGCCGCGCTCGACTGGCTGGACGTCATCTCGTCCAAGATGAGCCCGCACACGCAGGACATCCCGCTGTGGATGGAGTACTCCATCGTGGGGAACATCCCGGTGCCGCAGCTGAACGCGGCGTCCACGGACGTGCTGCCGGTGCGCCGCACCTCGCGGCCGCCGCGCGCTCCCTCGGCGCCGCCGCCCGGCATGCTGCGAGGCTCGCACTCGCCCAGCATGCCGCAGTCGGTCATCCCCGTGCGCATCGTAGTCAGCCCGTCCATGGCGGCGCCTCCCACCATCACGGGGGCACCCGCGGTGCCCACCATCCCGGGGCCCGCGGGCCTGCCGCGTGTGAAGAGCGCCAGCAACGACGGCCTCTGGTGGGTGGCCGCGGCGCTGTGCCTGGTCATCATCCTGTTGGTGCTGGGCTGGGTGTGGCTCGAGACCAACCCGAACGCCGCGCTGCCCGCCCCCGCTCCCACCGCTGCACCGTGA
- a CDS encoding RNA ligase (ATP), with protein sequence MRALASIQRIRTLQPIRGADAIEAATVLGWQLVVKKGEFQVGDLAVYCEVDSILPARPEFAFLQARGMRIRTVRLRGEISQGICFPLSILPAGVECAEGTDVTAILGVSKYEPPMPANLAGVVKGAFPGFIPKTDETRVQVLQEVLDEYAGTACYVTEKLDGSSVTYYLRDGEFGVCSRNLELLESEQNSLWNVARALGVEEKLRARGGNLALQGEIIGEGIQGNLYALRGHRVSFFNVFDIDRYRFFDFVELVDVLRGMDLPMVPVLESDYRLENDIPILVRKSMGTSSLHHVEREGIVIRPLNEARSNTLGRVSFKAISPEFLLKHDH encoded by the coding sequence ATGCGCGCACTCGCTTCCATCCAACGCATCCGCACTCTCCAGCCCATCCGCGGAGCGGACGCCATCGAGGCAGCCACCGTTCTCGGCTGGCAGCTGGTCGTCAAGAAGGGGGAGTTCCAGGTCGGTGACCTCGCCGTCTACTGCGAGGTCGACTCCATCCTTCCCGCGCGGCCCGAGTTCGCCTTCCTACAGGCGCGTGGCATGCGCATCCGCACGGTTCGCCTGCGCGGCGAGATCTCGCAGGGCATCTGCTTTCCCCTCAGCATCCTTCCGGCGGGGGTCGAGTGCGCCGAAGGCACCGACGTCACGGCGATTCTCGGCGTCAGCAAGTACGAGCCACCCATGCCCGCCAACCTTGCGGGCGTGGTCAAGGGTGCGTTCCCCGGCTTCATCCCGAAGACCGACGAGACACGCGTCCAGGTGCTGCAGGAGGTGCTGGACGAGTACGCCGGCACGGCGTGTTACGTGACGGAGAAGCTCGATGGCAGCTCCGTGACCTACTACCTGAGGGACGGCGAGTTCGGCGTCTGCTCTCGCAACCTGGAGCTCCTCGAGTCGGAGCAGAACAGCCTCTGGAACGTCGCGCGTGCGCTCGGCGTCGAAGAGAAGCTGCGCGCCCGGGGCGGCAATCTGGCCCTGCAGGGAGAGATCATCGGCGAAGGCATCCAGGGCAACCTGTATGCGCTCCGTGGGCACCGCGTGAGCTTCTTCAACGTCTTCGACATCGACCGATACCGGTTCTTCGACTTCGTCGAGCTCGTGGACGTCCTGCGAGGCATGGACCTCCCCATGGTGCCCGTGCTGGAGAGCGACTACCGGCTCGAGAACGACATCCCCATCCTGGTGCGGAAGAGCATGGGCACGAGCTCGCTCCACCACGTCGAGCGCGAGGGCATCGTCATCCGTCCCCTCAACGAGGCGCGCTCGAACACGCTGGGTCGCGTGTCGTTCAAGGCTATCAGCCCCGAGTTCTTGCTCAAGCACGACCACTAG
- a CDS encoding tetratricopeptide repeat protein yields MSLTAEQAAQRVGKQPAWELANDIKRLLGSVDDARERQGLLLTLARAEKAQGRSLHALHRVDDVLRLDPGCAEAHVLRGDIFTDKGADSDAIAAYQRAIELSPDNAAAHAGLGLVYAFSQRSAEAVPHLTRAVTLDPTHVLATQTLGQELLKLGQREQAEPFVRKAADRAHPLSACTLKWTYGATLDHQQLVALSQHYWDQNQQHLTFQHLEEALALPALTPDQRCEVLQAYSLKLYFTELYAEAEAKIREALALGGGADAKSQANFRGNLAMALFRQGPEKLDAACREFPDALRLEPGNAQRLHNYGMALHARGSTDEALAALLEANAADPYHVNTHYQLGVVYSAKGEVELARKHLLYAEQCGHQGAQALRHQTCGANEPADHMNNGAYYFDRNQLEQAIASFQQAIPLLEGMVEFEGDRSSINLASCHNNIGFAMTLLNNPAGKEHLEKAIAMDPLYFDAVNNLGNYLAAFGQDDAALAQFALASELDPNSGSPYYNRGRVYLNKKQDFQQGIEEFTQAATLYANHEQRLNDARYLRAKCYEALGRYAEAMKDYYDVYADADVARVQALM; encoded by the coding sequence ATGTCACTGACCGCCGAACAGGCCGCGCAACGCGTTGGCAAGCAGCCCGCGTGGGAGCTCGCGAACGACATCAAGCGACTGCTGGGGAGCGTGGACGACGCCCGCGAGCGACAGGGGCTCTTGCTCACGCTGGCCAGAGCCGAGAAGGCACAGGGTCGCTCGCTGCATGCCCTGCACCGGGTGGATGACGTGCTGCGTCTCGACCCCGGGTGCGCGGAGGCGCACGTGCTGCGCGGCGACATCTTCACGGACAAGGGCGCCGACAGCGACGCGATCGCCGCGTATCAGAGGGCGATCGAGCTCAGTCCCGACAACGCCGCGGCTCACGCTGGCCTCGGGCTCGTGTACGCCTTCAGCCAGCGGTCGGCCGAGGCCGTGCCGCACCTGACCAGGGCCGTGACCCTCGACCCCACGCACGTCCTGGCAACCCAGACGCTGGGGCAGGAGCTCTTGAAGCTGGGGCAGCGAGAGCAAGCCGAGCCGTTCGTCCGGAAGGCTGCCGACCGGGCTCACCCGCTGTCCGCTTGCACCCTGAAGTGGACCTATGGCGCCACGCTCGACCACCAGCAGCTGGTCGCGCTGTCGCAGCACTACTGGGACCAGAACCAGCAACACCTCACGTTCCAGCACCTGGAGGAGGCCCTGGCGCTGCCGGCGCTCACGCCCGACCAGCGCTGCGAGGTGCTGCAAGCGTACTCGCTCAAGCTCTACTTCACGGAGCTGTACGCGGAGGCCGAAGCGAAGATTCGAGAGGCGCTCGCGCTGGGCGGAGGCGCGGACGCGAAGTCGCAGGCCAACTTCCGAGGCAACCTGGCCATGGCGCTCTTCCGCCAGGGGCCCGAGAAGCTGGACGCGGCGTGCCGAGAGTTCCCGGACGCGCTCCGGCTCGAGCCCGGCAACGCGCAGCGCCTCCACAACTACGGGATGGCGCTGCACGCCCGGGGCAGCACGGACGAAGCGCTCGCGGCGCTGCTCGAGGCCAACGCGGCCGACCCCTACCACGTGAACACGCACTATCAGCTGGGGGTCGTGTACAGCGCCAAGGGCGAGGTCGAGCTGGCCCGGAAACACCTGCTCTACGCCGAGCAGTGCGGGCACCAGGGCGCCCAGGCGCTGCGCCACCAAACCTGCGGTGCGAACGAGCCCGCCGATCACATGAACAACGGCGCCTACTACTTCGACCGCAACCAGCTCGAGCAGGCCATCGCGAGCTTCCAGCAAGCCATCCCGCTGCTGGAAGGCATGGTGGAGTTCGAGGGCGACCGAAGCTCCATCAACCTGGCGTCGTGCCACAACAACATCGGCTTCGCGATGACGTTGCTGAACAACCCCGCTGGCAAGGAGCACCTCGAGAAGGCCATCGCGATGGACCCGCTGTACTTCGACGCCGTCAACAACCTGGGCAACTACCTCGCCGCGTTCGGCCAAGACGACGCCGCGCTCGCACAGTTCGCGCTCGCATCGGAGCTCGACCCGAACTCGGGCTCGCCCTACTACAACCGCGGTCGCGTCTACCTGAACAAGAAGCAGGACTTCCAGCAGGGCATCGAGGAGTTCACGCAGGCGGCCACGCTGTACGCCAACCACGAGCAACGGCTGAACGACGCGCGCTACCTGCGCGCCAAGTGCTACGAGGCGCTCGGCAGGTACGCGGAGGCCATGAAGGACTACTACGACGTCTACGCGGACGCCGACGTGGCGCGCGTCCAGGCGCTCATGTAG